Proteins from a single region of Haloplanus sp. GDY1:
- the tbsP gene encoding transcriptional regulator TbsP — protein sequence MVAGENLHGREFEEVLATVFESAEELLLVDPTAEAVRALTAVTTAAADPPSVRMLADSRLLKEVMDDFVVASNAADHVDAGTLSIRTGGTGSTNALVVTEGAVWALVSVGDRVAALGTDESEFVDAVRETYGAQWDPASAFDLRTPPLSTVRETLGEEIGQDVRADFDAALDALDEARDAASEFDEVTLTLLVAAHNDVLLYDISKWGEDVGIASKATFSRTKTTLEEEGLIRTEKVPIDVGRPRLRLKLNEDRFDEVTPAELAAVTLNHSA from the coding sequence ATGGTCGCCGGGGAGAACCTACACGGACGGGAGTTCGAGGAGGTACTCGCAACCGTCTTCGAGTCCGCCGAAGAACTGTTGCTGGTCGACCCGACGGCGGAGGCGGTGCGCGCGCTGACGGCCGTCACGACGGCGGCGGCCGATCCGCCGTCGGTGCGGATGCTGGCCGACTCGCGGCTGTTGAAGGAGGTGATGGACGACTTCGTGGTGGCGAGCAACGCCGCCGACCACGTCGACGCCGGCACGCTCTCGATTCGGACGGGCGGCACCGGCAGCACGAACGCGCTCGTCGTCACCGAGGGGGCGGTGTGGGCGCTGGTCTCCGTCGGCGACCGAGTGGCCGCGCTCGGCACCGACGAGTCGGAGTTCGTCGACGCCGTCCGCGAGACCTACGGGGCCCAGTGGGACCCGGCGTCGGCGTTCGACCTGCGGACGCCCCCGCTCTCGACGGTTCGCGAGACGCTCGGCGAGGAGATCGGGCAGGACGTCCGCGCCGACTTCGACGCCGCGCTCGACGCCCTGGACGAGGCGCGCGACGCCGCGAGCGAGTTCGACGAGGTGACGCTCACGCTCCTCGTGGCCGCCCACAACGACGTCCTCCTCTACGACATCAGCAAGTGGGGCGAGGACGTCGGCATCGCGAGCAAGGCGACGTTCTCCCGCACCAAGACCACGCTGGAGGAGGAGGGGCTCATCCGGACCGAGAAGGTCCCCATCGACGTCGGCCGCCCCCGACTCCGCCTGAAACTCAACGAGGACCGCTTCGACGAGGTGACGCCGGCGGAACTCGCCGCGGTCACGCTCAACCACTCCGCCTGA
- the glyA gene encoding serine hydroxymethyltransferase, with protein MEHDHVRATDPAVAEALVGEAERQRNTLSMIASENHASRAVVDAQGSALTNKYAEGYPGERYYAGCAYADAVEELAVERARELWGADHVNVQPHSGTQANMAVYLAVLDPGDRILSLELEHGGHLSHGHPANFAGQLYEVDHYRVDPETGYLDYEGLAERADAFDPDAIVSGFSAYPRQVDWERIDAVADAVDAYHVADIAHITGLVAAGVHPSPVGVADFVTGSTHKTIRAGRGGIVMCGEEHADAVDDAVFPGVQGGPLMHNVAGKAVGFGEALDPEFEEYAEQVVANARALGDRLADHGLSLVSGGTDTHLVLVDLRDSHPDLSGGDAEDALAATGIVLNGNTVPGETRSPFDPSGIRAGTAALTTRGFDEAATREVADLIARVLDAPEDGTVRDDVSDRVDELCAAHPLYE; from the coding sequence ATGGAACACGACCACGTCCGTGCGACCGATCCCGCGGTGGCGGAGGCGCTCGTCGGCGAGGCCGAGCGACAGCGGAACACGCTCTCGATGATCGCCTCGGAGAACCACGCGAGTCGGGCCGTCGTCGACGCGCAGGGCAGCGCCCTGACCAACAAGTACGCCGAGGGCTACCCCGGCGAGCGCTACTACGCCGGGTGCGCGTACGCCGACGCCGTCGAGGAACTGGCCGTCGAGCGGGCCAGGGAGCTGTGGGGGGCCGACCACGTCAACGTCCAGCCCCACAGCGGGACCCAGGCGAACATGGCCGTCTACCTCGCGGTCCTCGACCCCGGCGACCGCATCCTCTCGCTCGAACTCGAACACGGGGGCCACCTCAGCCACGGCCACCCCGCCAACTTCGCCGGGCAACTGTACGAGGTGGACCACTACCGCGTCGACCCCGAGACGGGCTATCTCGACTACGAGGGCCTCGCCGAGCGTGCGGACGCGTTCGACCCCGACGCCATCGTCTCCGGCTTCTCCGCCTACCCTCGGCAGGTCGACTGGGAGCGCATCGACGCCGTCGCCGACGCCGTCGACGCCTACCACGTCGCCGACATCGCCCACATCACCGGGCTGGTGGCCGCGGGGGTCCACCCCTCGCCAGTCGGCGTCGCCGACTTCGTGACCGGGAGTACGCACAAGACGATCCGGGCCGGCCGGGGCGGCATCGTCATGTGCGGCGAGGAACACGCCGACGCCGTCGACGACGCGGTGTTCCCGGGCGTGCAAGGCGGCCCGCTGATGCACAACGTCGCGGGCAAGGCGGTGGGGTTCGGCGAGGCGCTCGACCCCGAGTTCGAGGAGTACGCGGAGCAGGTCGTCGCCAACGCCCGCGCGCTCGGCGACCGGCTCGCGGACCACGGGCTCTCGCTCGTCTCCGGGGGCACCGACACCCACCTCGTGCTGGTCGACCTGCGTGACTCCCACCCCGACCTCTCCGGCGGCGACGCCGAGGACGCCCTCGCCGCGACGGGCATCGTCCTCAACGGCAACACGGTGCCGGGGGAAACCCGGTCGCCGTTCGACCCCAGCGGGATCCGCGCCGGCACCGCCGCCCTCACGACCCGCGGCTTCGACGAGGCGGCCACCCGCGAGGTGGCCGACCTGATCGCCCGCGTCCTCGACGCGCCCGAGGACGGGACCGTCCGCGACGACGTGAGCGACCGGGTGGACGAACTGTGTGCGGCCCACCCGCTGTACGAGTAG
- a CDS encoding tubulin/FtsZ family protein, with the protein MKLATIGVGNAGSKIVDRMVEFESETNRNLCRHVHAINTARTDLAKPEYIPEERRVLVGDTNQKSKGHGVGGDVEIGAEVMSADINELRRAFDDIEIHNVDAILVAAGLGGGTGSGGGPVVIDALQEMYDEPVYALGVLPGEYEGGRPALNAARSLQSFVNKTDNFIGFDNDAWRARDQTIEEGYEQMNRELASRIVTLLAAGETDDSEVAENAMDSSDIIRTLNTDGVSSIGYAATAVDAQPEGLLDRWGGSGSEEDDLDDASQATKIKALVRRATNSRLTLPCEVSSAERVLVVLSGPPEEFSRKGIESARQWLEQEAETVEVLVGDDPRERSSQLAAAVLLSNVSEAPRIDTIQNQAIDAQEQIAEQQAEREEKINDLITDDNDDLDPVV; encoded by the coding sequence ATGAAACTCGCTACAATCGGTGTCGGAAACGCCGGAAGCAAGATCGTGGATCGGATGGTGGAGTTCGAGTCCGAAACCAACCGGAACCTCTGTCGACACGTCCACGCGATCAACACCGCGCGGACGGACCTCGCCAAGCCCGAGTACATCCCCGAGGAGCGGCGCGTTCTGGTCGGTGACACGAACCAGAAGTCGAAAGGGCACGGCGTCGGCGGCGACGTGGAGATCGGTGCGGAGGTCATGTCCGCGGACATCAACGAACTCCGCCGGGCGTTCGACGACATCGAGATCCACAACGTCGACGCGATCCTCGTCGCCGCCGGCCTCGGCGGCGGCACGGGAAGCGGCGGTGGCCCCGTCGTCATCGACGCCCTCCAGGAGATGTACGACGAGCCGGTGTACGCCCTCGGCGTCCTCCCCGGCGAGTACGAGGGTGGCCGACCGGCGCTGAACGCCGCCCGGTCCCTCCAGTCGTTCGTCAACAAGACGGACAACTTCATCGGCTTCGACAACGACGCCTGGCGCGCTCGGGATCAGACGATCGAGGAGGGGTACGAGCAGATGAACCGCGAGCTCGCGTCCCGGATCGTGACGCTGCTGGCCGCGGGCGAGACAGACGACTCGGAGGTCGCCGAGAACGCGATGGACTCGAGCGACATCATCCGCACGCTCAACACCGACGGGGTGTCCTCCATCGGCTACGCCGCCACGGCGGTCGACGCACAGCCCGAGGGGCTGCTCGACAGGTGGGGCGGCAGCGGTAGCGAGGAGGACGACCTCGACGACGCCAGCCAGGCGACGAAGATCAAGGCGCTCGTCCGCCGGGCGACCAACTCACGGCTGACGCTGCCGTGCGAGGTGTCCAGCGCCGAGCGGGTGCTGGTCGTGCTGTCCGGCCCGCCCGAGGAGTTCTCCCGGAAGGGCATCGAGAGCGCCCGCCAGTGGCTCGAACAGGAGGCCGAGACGGTCGAGGTGCTCGTCGGCGACGACCCGCGCGAACGCTCGTCGCAACTCGCCGCCGCCGTACTCCTCTCGAACGTCTCGGAGGCCCCGCGGATCGACACGATCCAGAACCAGGCCATCGACGCACAGGAACAGATCGCCGAGCAACAGGCCGAACGCGAGGAGAAGATCAACGACCTGATCACGGACGACAACGACGACCTCGACCCCGTAGTCTGA
- a CDS encoding tubulin/FtsZ family protein, whose translation MKLALVGVGGGGSRLVDTIRGLEASGDRQLCYGHLLTIDISRTVDDDFEHVSPDQHVTIGDTHREVDEGVDGAQELAVEVVRADFPEIQRSLDSIPMRKLDGVLVVACLGGGTGSGAGAVLVERLQELYDKPVYVLGVLPAAKAPDRAALNAARSLRSIVPAADSVILFDNDRWLDPDAADVDEEYERANRELAGRIVSLFAREESDPDSIGANTMDSSDIIRTLSPGGVTSVGYAETDLDDGGGFLSWVLSLLPGDRGDEESDDRTDAGKIQGLVRQALNSRLTLPCEVSSAERVLVVLSGPPEELSRRGFESARQWLEEETETVEVLAGDDPRTGSSTVSAVVLLSNVTEVPRIDAMQRQAVEYERSRTVQAADESD comes from the coding sequence ATGAAGCTCGCGCTCGTCGGCGTCGGCGGTGGCGGCAGCCGCCTCGTCGATACGATTCGCGGCCTCGAGGCGTCCGGCGATCGGCAGCTGTGCTACGGGCATCTGCTCACGATCGACATCTCACGGACCGTCGACGACGACTTCGAGCACGTCTCCCCGGACCAGCACGTGACGATCGGCGACACGCACCGCGAGGTCGACGAGGGTGTCGACGGAGCACAGGAGCTCGCAGTCGAGGTCGTCCGCGCCGACTTCCCCGAGATCCAACGCTCGCTCGACTCGATCCCCATGCGCAAGCTCGACGGCGTGCTGGTCGTCGCGTGTCTGGGCGGCGGCACCGGCAGCGGCGCGGGGGCCGTCCTCGTCGAGCGGCTCCAGGAGCTGTACGACAAACCGGTGTACGTCCTCGGTGTCCTTCCGGCCGCGAAGGCGCCCGACCGCGCGGCGCTGAACGCCGCCCGGTCGCTCAGGTCCATCGTCCCGGCGGCCGACAGCGTCATCCTGTTCGACAACGACCGCTGGCTCGACCCCGACGCCGCCGACGTCGACGAGGAGTACGAACGGGCGAACCGCGAACTGGCCGGCCGGATCGTTTCGCTGTTTGCCAGGGAGGAGTCCGACCCCGACTCCATCGGGGCGAACACGATGGACTCCAGCGACATCATCCGTACGCTCTCGCCGGGCGGGGTCACCTCGGTCGGCTACGCCGAGACCGATCTCGACGACGGCGGCGGATTTCTGTCGTGGGTCCTCTCGCTCCTCCCCGGCGACCGGGGCGACGAGGAGTCGGACGACCGGACCGACGCCGGGAAGATTCAGGGGCTCGTCCGACAGGCGCTCAACTCGCGGCTGACGCTGCCGTGCGAGGTGTCAAGCGCCGAGCGAGTGCTCGTCGTGCTGTCCGGCCCGCCGGAGGAACTCTCCCGGCGTGGCTTCGAGAGCGCCCGCCAGTGGCTCGAAGAGGAGACGGAGACGGTCGAGGTGCTCGCCGGCGACGACCCGCGGACGGGCTCCTCGACCGTCTCGGCGGTCGTGTTGCTGTCCAACGTCACCGAGGTCCCGCGGATCGACGCGATGCAACGGCAGGCCGTCGAGTACGAACGCAGTCGGACCGTCCAGGCGGCCGACGAGTCGGACTGA
- a CDS encoding universal stress protein, with amino-acid sequence MYERILLATDGTVASDDATAHAIGLADLHDAMLHALYVVDSDVYSAYSGDEYVDEREGPEHGLEEVGEEALSAVTTRAADRGVEVVEALRHGRPHEEIVDYADEEGVDLIVLGTRRHPEAYRSLLGSVTDRVVRLADEPVVVVKTDVA; translated from the coding sequence ATGTACGAGCGCATCCTGCTCGCCACGGACGGAACGGTCGCCTCGGACGACGCGACGGCCCACGCCATCGGGTTGGCCGACCTCCACGACGCCATGCTGCACGCGCTCTACGTCGTCGACAGCGACGTCTACTCGGCGTACAGCGGTGACGAATACGTCGACGAACGCGAGGGGCCGGAACACGGGCTGGAGGAGGTGGGCGAGGAGGCGCTGTCGGCGGTGACGACCCGGGCCGCCGACCGCGGCGTCGAGGTCGTCGAAGCGCTGCGTCACGGCCGTCCCCACGAGGAGATCGTCGACTACGCCGACGAGGAAGGGGTCGACCTGATCGTCCTCGGGACGCGTCGCCACCCCGAGGCGTACCGGAGTCTGCTGGGCTCCGTCACCGACCGCGTGGTCCGACTGGCCGACGAACCGGTGGTGGTCGTCAAGACGGACGTCGCGTGA
- a CDS encoding tetrahydrofolate dehydrogenase/cyclohydrolase catalytic domain-containing protein — translation MTHVIDGDAVAADVRDGLSDAIGTLDDAGVTPTLATVLMSDDPASETYVSMKQQDCAEVGIEARDVELDPEAPAEELFGTVDDLNADPDVNGILVQMPVPDHIEDRDVIRAIDPAKDVDGFHPENVGRLVAGDPVFKPCTPHGVLKLLDAADVATEGADVTIVGRSNIVGKPLANLLVQKADYGNATVTVCHSRTDDLAEKTRRADVVIAAVGVPELVDGSMLSDGTVVIDVGVNRVERDGESTLVGDVEFESAKATARAITPVPGGVGPMTRAMLLYNTVKATSRQADVPVSLP, via the coding sequence GTGACTCACGTTATCGACGGCGACGCGGTAGCGGCGGACGTCCGCGACGGCCTCTCGGATGCCATCGGCACGCTCGACGACGCAGGCGTCACGCCGACGCTCGCCACCGTCCTCATGAGCGACGACCCAGCCAGCGAGACGTACGTCTCGATGAAACAGCAGGACTGCGCGGAGGTGGGTATCGAGGCCCGGGACGTGGAACTCGATCCCGAGGCGCCCGCCGAGGAACTGTTCGGGACGGTCGACGACCTGAACGCCGACCCGGACGTGAACGGCATCCTCGTCCAGATGCCGGTCCCGGACCACATCGAGGACCGGGACGTGATCCGCGCCATCGACCCCGCGAAGGACGTGGACGGCTTCCACCCCGAGAACGTCGGCCGACTGGTCGCCGGCGACCCCGTGTTCAAGCCCTGCACCCCGCACGGCGTCCTCAAACTCCTCGACGCCGCGGACGTGGCGACGGAGGGCGCCGACGTGACTATCGTCGGTCGGTCGAACATCGTCGGCAAACCCCTCGCCAACCTCCTCGTCCAGAAGGCCGACTACGGCAACGCGACGGTGACGGTCTGTCACTCCCGGACCGACGACCTGGCCGAGAAGACCCGGCGCGCGGACGTGGTGATCGCCGCGGTCGGCGTGCCCGAACTCGTCGACGGGTCGATGCTCTCGGACGGAACGGTCGTGATCGACGTGGGCGTCAACCGCGTCGAACGCGACGGCGAGTCGACGCTGGTCGGGGACGTGGAGTTCGAGAGCGCGAAGGCGACGGCGCGGGCCATCACGCCCGTCCCCGGCGGCGTCGGACCGATGACGCGGGCGATGCTCCTCTACAACACGGTCAAGGCGACGAGCCGGCAGGCCGACGTGCCGGTCTCCCTCCCCTAG
- a CDS encoding DUF7117 family protein, translating into MEIRGRRECQDCGCRWSYYETGSVSCPDCGSLRSVGVDDRTLHTDAPATLDLTPYRNAAADDELADAVDDCKSDLRSYLRRRGFVDGGELRPLDESVVAAAELLQVVDAFDRLRDPTDAEYTYLLALLRDADRGERPGPAAVPERLAAARGLGDAKAVDAYRRDLLSWLDEHPDAEARRTLGTVRERCKRVEALQGDVSPSEAESLVRAAREVGSYLIEGDESALASARNRLD; encoded by the coding sequence ATGGAGATTCGCGGCCGACGGGAGTGTCAGGACTGCGGCTGCCGGTGGTCGTACTACGAGACGGGGAGCGTGTCGTGCCCGGACTGCGGGAGCCTCCGGAGCGTCGGCGTCGACGACCGCACCCTCCACACGGACGCCCCGGCGACGCTCGACCTGACGCCCTACCGGAACGCCGCGGCCGACGACGAACTCGCCGACGCCGTCGACGACTGCAAGAGCGACCTGCGGAGCTACCTCCGGCGGCGCGGCTTCGTCGACGGCGGCGAACTCCGCCCCCTCGACGAATCCGTCGTCGCCGCGGCCGAACTCCTGCAGGTCGTCGACGCGTTCGACCGCCTCCGCGACCCGACCGACGCGGAGTACACCTACCTCCTCGCCCTCCTCCGGGACGCGGATCGGGGGGAGCGACCCGGGCCGGCGGCGGTCCCCGAACGGCTGGCGGCGGCCCGCGGCCTCGGCGACGCGAAGGCCGTCGACGCGTACCGCCGCGACCTGCTCTCGTGGCTGGACGAACACCCCGACGCCGAGGCCCGCCGGACCCTCGGGACGGTCCGCGAACGGTGCAAGCGAGTGGAGGCGCTCCAGGGCGACGTGTCGCCGTCCGAGGCCGAGTCGCTGGTCCGGGCGGCCCGCGAGGTGGGTTCCTACCTGATCGAGGGCGACGAGTCGGCGCTCGCGTCCGCCCGCAACCGGCTGGACTAG
- a CDS encoding AI-2E family transporter: MSEFRLSRFRLGWWSLGFTLGAALLYVVYSFVGTFVFGVFIYYATRPIYRRLRRVIRPPSLAAAISLFALALPALLLVVYALSIALNELLKYVNSGAFDPARWPLLDQETLARIADPATLISLDPEQYLSVERLQSLFSSLGSAADTVAFVGVGAVHLFVMLALAFYLLRDGGRLSRWALARFGDDRGILEAYGRAVDRDFKGIFFGNILNAVLTGSIGVLAYSILNVYAPAGLRIPAAPLVGLLAGVASLIPIVGMKLVYVPVALYLAGIGLLTDPTGLWFVAVFALVSFVVVDTIPDLVLRPYVSGRSLHVGSLMIAYTFGPLLFGWYGIFLAPMLLVLVVHFARLVLPELLGAKPIQPYAVDPGSLADVDTGEAEDAAPQD, from the coding sequence ATGTCGGAGTTCCGGCTCTCCCGGTTTCGGCTCGGGTGGTGGAGCCTGGGGTTCACACTCGGGGCGGCGCTGCTGTACGTCGTCTACTCCTTCGTCGGCACGTTCGTCTTCGGCGTGTTCATCTACTACGCCACCCGGCCGATCTACCGGCGCCTGCGTCGGGTGATCCGCCCGCCGAGCCTCGCGGCCGCCATCTCGCTGTTCGCGCTCGCGCTCCCCGCGCTCCTGTTGGTGGTCTACGCCCTCAGCATCGCGCTCAACGAACTCCTGAAGTACGTCAACTCGGGCGCGTTCGACCCGGCGCGGTGGCCACTACTCGATCAGGAGACGCTGGCTCGGATCGCCGATCCGGCGACGCTCATCTCCCTCGACCCGGAGCAGTACCTCTCCGTCGAGCGCCTGCAGTCGCTGTTCTCGTCGCTGGGGTCGGCCGCCGACACCGTGGCGTTCGTCGGCGTCGGCGCCGTCCACCTGTTCGTGATGCTGGCGCTGGCGTTCTACCTGCTCCGGGACGGCGGCCGACTCTCCCGGTGGGCGCTCGCGCGGTTCGGCGACGACCGGGGGATCCTGGAGGCCTACGGCCGCGCCGTCGACCGCGACTTCAAGGGCATCTTCTTCGGCAACATCCTCAACGCGGTGCTGACGGGGAGCATCGGCGTGCTGGCGTACTCGATCCTGAACGTCTACGCGCCGGCGGGACTCCGGATCCCCGCGGCCCCGCTGGTCGGACTGCTCGCCGGCGTCGCGAGCCTGATCCCCATCGTCGGCATGAAACTCGTCTACGTCCCCGTCGCGCTCTACCTCGCCGGGATCGGACTGCTGACCGATCCGACCGGCCTCTGGTTCGTCGCCGTCTTCGCGCTGGTCTCGTTCGTCGTCGTCGACACCATCCCGGACCTCGTCCTCCGACCGTACGTCTCGGGGCGGAGCCTCCACGTCGGGAGCCTGATGATCGCCTACACCTTCGGCCCCCTGCTTTTCGGCTGGTACGGCATCTTCCTCGCGCCCATGCTCCTCGTGTTGGTCGTGCACTTCGCCCGACTGGTGTTGCCCGAACTCCTGGGGGCAAAGCCCATCCAGCCGTACGCGGTCGATCCGGGGAGCCTGGCCGACGTCGATACCGGCGAGGCCGAGGACGCCGCCCCGCAGGACTGA
- the fen gene encoding flap endonuclease-1 — protein sequence MGNADLRQLAALSDVSWDEVADSVVAVDAHNWLYRYLTTTVKWTSDDVYTTAAGEEVANLVGVVQGLPKFFEHDLTPVFVFDGGVTDLKDDEVAERRERRERAEERRAEAEARGDAVEAARLDARTQRLTDVILETTRELLALLDVPVVEAPAEGEAQAAHMARRGDADYAGSEDYDTLLFGAPLTLRQLTSKGTPELMDLDTTLDRHGITWEALIDVAILCGTDFNPGVDGVGPKTALRAIRDHGDLWAALDAEGWRVENADRVRALFRNPPVTDDYDLDLDLDPDVAAAREYVTEEWEVDADEVERGFDRIEESLVQTGLDRWT from the coding sequence ATGGGCAACGCAGACCTCAGGCAACTCGCCGCCCTCTCGGACGTCTCCTGGGACGAGGTGGCCGACAGCGTCGTCGCCGTCGACGCGCACAACTGGCTGTATCGCTACCTCACGACGACGGTCAAGTGGACGAGCGACGACGTCTACACCACCGCCGCGGGCGAGGAGGTGGCGAACCTCGTCGGCGTCGTCCAGGGGCTCCCCAAGTTCTTCGAACACGACCTGACGCCCGTCTTCGTCTTCGACGGCGGCGTCACCGATCTGAAGGACGACGAGGTGGCCGAACGGCGCGAGCGACGGGAGCGCGCCGAGGAGCGGCGGGCCGAGGCCGAGGCGCGCGGCGACGCCGTGGAGGCGGCCCGCCTCGACGCCCGAACCCAGCGGCTCACCGACGTGATCCTGGAGACGACGCGCGAACTGCTGGCGCTGCTCGACGTGCCCGTCGTCGAGGCGCCCGCCGAGGGGGAGGCACAGGCGGCCCACATGGCCCGCCGGGGCGACGCCGACTACGCGGGCAGCGAGGACTACGACACCCTGCTGTTCGGCGCGCCGCTGACCCTCCGCCAGCTGACGAGCAAGGGCACCCCGGAGCTGATGGACCTGGACACGACCCTCGACCGCCACGGGATCACGTGGGAGGCGCTCATCGACGTGGCGATCCTCTGTGGCACGGACTTCAACCCCGGCGTCGACGGCGTCGGCCCGAAGACGGCGCTCCGGGCGATCCGGGACCACGGCGACCTGTGGGCCGCCCTCGACGCCGAGGGCTGGCGGGTGGAAAACGCCGACCGGGTGCGAGCCCTCTTCCGGAACCCGCCCGTCACCGACGACTACGACCTGGACCTGGACCTCGATCCCGACGTGGCCGCCGCGCGCGAGTACGTGACCGAGGAGTGGGAGGTTGACGCCGACGAGGTGGAACGCGGGTTCGACCGGATCGAGGAGTCGCTGGTGCAGACGGGGCTGGATCGCTGGACCTGA
- a CDS encoding GYD domain-containing protein: MSQQPTFTTYVALIDVADPNVQNMQELASVWGDITREFDRIGASIEDAYAALGEHDFLVIFDGSGTETAFQADVILERHGLDVQTMEVVDTETFSELVTDL; the protein is encoded by the coding sequence ATGTCACAGCAACCCACGTTCACGACCTACGTCGCGCTCATCGACGTCGCGGACCCGAACGTCCAGAACATGCAGGAGCTGGCGTCCGTCTGGGGGGACATCACCCGGGAGTTCGACCGCATCGGTGCGTCCATCGAGGACGCGTACGCGGCGCTCGGCGAACACGACTTCCTCGTGATCTTCGATGGGTCGGGCACCGAGACGGCGTTCCAGGCCGACGTCATCCTCGAACGACACGGGCTGGACGTCCAGACCATGGAGGTCGTCGACACGGAGACGTTCTCGGAACTCGTGACCGACCTGTGA
- a CDS encoding DUF2182 domain-containing protein, translating to MARATPGRFVPRRVPVVALVTYGIALLAWLSLVGRWLPMPGSVPGLRMSDPGAPEAMALSNGPVGVGLYLFMWGVMMVAMMYPSSVPLFRLYYKTLDGTTTGGKAARVGAFMGTYALVWTLTGVVPLAVNAVLPIATVASERGALLFGGTLAVLSAYQLSPYKHRCLKYCRTPLGFLMEYHEPGVRGAAAMSLRFAVFCVGCCWALFAVMVVVGSMNLLWMAGLTVVLSLERTVGWGDRLARGVGVVAGLGSVALLFVALS from the coding sequence ATGGCACGCGCCACTCCGGGGCGGTTCGTCCCCCGCCGGGTCCCCGTCGTCGCGCTCGTCACCTACGGTATCGCCCTCCTCGCGTGGCTGAGCCTCGTGGGGCGGTGGCTCCCGATGCCGGGGTCGGTGCCGGGACTGCGGATGTCCGACCCCGGAGCGCCGGAGGCGATGGCGCTCTCGAACGGTCCCGTCGGCGTCGGCCTCTATCTGTTCATGTGGGGCGTGATGATGGTCGCGATGATGTACCCTTCGTCGGTGCCGCTGTTTCGGCTGTACTACAAGACGCTCGACGGGACGACGACCGGGGGGAAGGCCGCACGCGTCGGCGCCTTCATGGGGACGTACGCGCTCGTGTGGACGCTGACCGGGGTGGTGCCGCTCGCCGTGAACGCCGTCCTCCCGATAGCGACGGTCGCCAGCGAGCGCGGGGCGCTCCTGTTCGGGGGGACCCTCGCCGTCCTCTCGGCCTACCAGCTCTCGCCGTACAAGCACCGGTGTCTGAAGTACTGTCGGACGCCTCTCGGCTTCCTGATGGAGTACCACGAACCGGGGGTCCGCGGCGCGGCCGCGATGAGCCTCAGGTTCGCCGTCTTCTGCGTCGGCTGTTGCTGGGCGCTCTTTGCCGTCATGGTCGTCGTCGGCTCGATGAACCTCCTCTGGATGGCCGGCCTCACCGTGGTGCTCTCGCTGGAGCGGACGGTGGGATGGGGTGACCGGCTGGCGCGGGGGGTCGGCGTCGTCGCCGGCCTCGGGAGCGTCGCCCTCCTGTTCGTCGCCCTGTCGTGA
- a CDS encoding DUF1326 domain-containing protein, whose product MTSDWTIAGDYVEACNCDVACQCIWMEPADDDGCIASLAWHIREGEYGDVDLRARSVAMLITAEEGVMFAPETGWDVVLVVDEAADDEQRAAIEDVFLGRAGGIWAAVADAHVESVEVTTAPIEFARDGDEFSVSVGDIATMEAAGAPGFNGELGRVSPHPLTKSQEMIAGKSTTATASYGDGFDWDVSGNNAYLGDFELASA is encoded by the coding sequence ATGACCAGTGACTGGACCATCGCGGGCGACTACGTGGAAGCGTGCAACTGCGACGTCGCCTGTCAGTGCATCTGGATGGAACCGGCCGACGACGACGGCTGTATCGCCTCGCTCGCGTGGCACATCCGCGAGGGCGAGTACGGCGACGTGGACCTGAGGGCCCGCTCCGTCGCGATGCTGATCACGGCCGAGGAGGGGGTCATGTTCGCCCCCGAAACCGGGTGGGACGTCGTCCTCGTCGTCGACGAGGCGGCCGACGACGAGCAGCGCGCGGCCATCGAGGACGTCTTCCTGGGTCGGGCCGGGGGCATCTGGGCGGCCGTCGCGGACGCGCACGTCGAGAGCGTCGAGGTGACCACGGCGCCCATCGAGTTCGCCCGGGACGGCGACGAGTTCTCCGTCTCGGTCGGCGACATCGCCACGATGGAGGCCGCCGGAGCGCCGGGGTTCAACGGCGAACTCGGTCGGGTCTCGCCGCACCCACTCACGAAGAGCCAGGAGATGATCGCCGGCAAGTCGACGACGGCGACCGCCTCGTACGGCGACGGCTTCGACTGGGACGTCTCCGGAAACAACGCCTACCTCGGCGACTTCGAACTCGCCAGCGCCTGA